In Ignavibacteriales bacterium, the following proteins share a genomic window:
- a CDS encoding T9SS type A sorting domain-containing protein encodes MKSCLFYIGILILFCEEMKAQYSWETVTLPTGGIVYSILCVDNNSVLCCNNLGVFLSTNQGLDWSGSLTSASIRLRCDTLGNIFAGGGGLKRINAKNVNNSNAWTNISLGQSNGLGFADFLVTPSGNIYVATGSNGIYFSSNNGSSWVRRDTGLSGKNVSQLYRLPNNYLIAATNKGVYLSKDSGNTWLLSGLDTALVNTVAFSKRGNLYAGGSSLADNMYSSYMYKSVDTGKTWNRISGDITTIFSIVVDDSEYIYVGTDIGLFRSIDSGSTWEQNSHGLDQDRILELIFGPGNKMYAGTKNGIFLSPDRGQNWFSINAGLSNVVVYNIVPYKDTTLFAGTSDGVFQSTDRGYHWIKKSNQSTAQIAVGLQGEIYPYNSAFMRQTFDGGFWNYYFNTSIYSAQVRDFDIDTASGKYYATTSNKGIMVSSDFGSTWNSLDQSLDTMRFWLSIFPAKNVIYSASVNWSSNGYFFNGDIYRISFNGLTKIEKIASLGEYINTMISVDDHTFYAACDTGGVYFSQDTGKTWSNLGLGGAYSLYFDGSNIIAGTSRGCYTLPVNGNSLHKQSTSWNLMFSGAVRGIIALKDRSLYAGGTSGRIFKGTLIPTNISSERDLMPQSYSLLQNYPNPFNPSTTISFNLPCKSFVSLKIFDLIGREVATVVSEELSAGRYAKQWIATGMPSGVYFYRLQTGSFTETKKLVLLR; translated from the coding sequence ATGAAAAGTTGTTTATTCTATATCGGTATCTTAATTCTATTCTGCGAAGAGATGAAAGCGCAATATTCATGGGAGACAGTGACTCTTCCCACGGGTGGAATTGTGTATTCGATCTTATGTGTCGATAATAATTCTGTATTGTGTTGTAATAATCTAGGGGTTTTTCTTTCTACCAATCAAGGTCTTGATTGGAGTGGCTCATTGACATCAGCTTCGATACGATTAAGGTGTGATACTTTAGGTAATATCTTTGCTGGGGGAGGTGGCTTAAAAAGAATAAATGCGAAGAATGTGAACAATTCAAATGCCTGGACTAATATATCTCTGGGGCAATCTAATGGTTTAGGCTTTGCTGATTTTTTAGTTACACCTTCAGGGAATATTTATGTCGCCACAGGGTCTAATGGCATATATTTTTCAAGTAATAATGGCAGCTCGTGGGTTCGTAGAGATACTGGCTTATCTGGAAAGAACGTTAGCCAGTTGTACAGACTTCCGAATAATTATTTAATTGCGGCAACAAATAAAGGCGTCTATCTTTCAAAGGATAGTGGCAATACTTGGTTACTTAGTGGATTGGATACAGCCCTAGTAAATACAGTTGCGTTTAGTAAAAGAGGTAATCTTTACGCAGGAGGGAGTTCATTAGCAGATAATATGTATAGCTCATATATGTATAAATCAGTTGACACAGGCAAAACCTGGAACAGGATTTCAGGTGATATAACAACGATATTTTCTATTGTTGTGGACGATAGTGAGTATATTTATGTTGGCACAGATATTGGATTGTTTAGATCAATTGATAGTGGAAGCACGTGGGAGCAGAATTCTCACGGTTTAGATCAAGATAGAATATTGGAATTAATTTTTGGGCCAGGCAATAAAATGTATGCTGGAACGAAAAATGGAATATTTTTATCTCCTGATCGTGGTCAAAATTGGTTTTCTATAAACGCAGGACTATCAAATGTAGTAGTATATAATATAGTACCATATAAAGATACTACACTGTTTGCGGGAACTTCCGATGGAGTGTTCCAATCGACAGATCGCGGATACCATTGGATTAAAAAAAGTAATCAATCTACCGCACAAATTGCGGTGGGCCTTCAAGGTGAAATTTATCCTTATAATTCAGCATTTATGCGACAGACATTTGATGGAGGATTTTGGAATTATTACTTCAATACGAGTATTTATTCTGCTCAAGTTAGAGATTTTGATATTGATACTGCCTCTGGGAAATACTATGCCACAACCTCCAATAAAGGGATTATGGTTTCATCTGATTTTGGTTCTACATGGAATTCTCTTGACCAATCCTTAGATACGATGCGATTTTGGCTAAGCATTTTTCCTGCCAAGAATGTTATATATTCTGCCAGCGTAAATTGGTCTTCTAATGGATATTTTTTTAATGGCGATATATATCGAATCTCTTTCAATGGACTAACTAAAATAGAAAAAATTGCCAGTTTAGGGGAGTATATTAATACAATGATTTCGGTTGATGATCATACTTTCTATGCAGCTTGTGATACAGGTGGTGTTTATTTTTCACAAGATACTGGAAAGACGTGGAGCAATTTAGGCCTTGGAGGAGCCTATTCACTTTATTTTGATGGAAGTAATATCATTGCAGGAACTTCCCGCGGATGTTATACATTACCCGTTAATGGGAATTCTTTACATAAACAAAGCACAAGTTGGAATCTAATGTTTAGTGGTGCAGTCCGTGGCATCATTGCATTAAAAGATCGATCACTTTATGCTGGTGGTACATCGGGGAGAATATTTAAAGGTACATTAATTCCAACAAATATTTCTTCTGAAAGAGATTTGATGCCACAATCATATTCGCTTTTGCAAAATTATCCCAATCCTTTTAATCCATCTACAACTATTTCCTTCAATCTTCCATGTAAATCGTTTGTATCACTTAAAATATTTGACCTAATAGGAAGAGAGGTGGCAACAGTTGTATCGGAAGAGTTATCTGCTGGCAGATACGCGAAGCAATGGATTGCGACTGGAATGCCAAGCGGTGTGTATTTCTATCGCTTGCAGACAGGCTCGTTCACTGAAACAAAAAAACTTGTTTTGCTGAGGTAG
- a CDS encoding ATP-binding protein, whose product MTILHSIRTKLSLWYAAILCVTLIGSGAIAYVVSRSTLLDNLDGSLKNEVTWVNAFIEPKAKKVKLKRAALQELRELKRTAAQQEEQPEVIDTSAGKRTEIDEMWSQIYQHTLLSPRRHYIQILDRNGDLLYRSQSLRGHTISYSEIPYQWINVVSTKGPDDQGIRLALTQNDYVKIFVAYPLEPIYEITDNVFYNFLFITPLALLISIIGGWFLAHKSLKPVDELTRTAKEITAQNLSRRLPTHRVNDELGRLTEQFNDMISRLQASFTQIQQFSADASHELRTPLTIMRGEIEVALRNQRLSKDSRELLKSINDELIRLSSIVESLMILVKSDTGRLVFNMQPIALDEFIEQLFEETKVLAESKKIKVQLEHTQPIQINGDAVRLKQLFLNLIDNALKYTPPRGQVTLTLAKKEGDAVLSVKDNGIGIPRKDQTKIFERFYRVDRSEDTTEDAGGSGLGLSIAKWITEAHNGSIELKSREGKGSTFTVRFPIL is encoded by the coding sequence ATGACAATTCTTCACTCCATTCGTACCAAGCTTTCGTTGTGGTATGCTGCAATCCTGTGCGTAACACTCATAGGTTCAGGTGCAATCGCTTATGTCGTATCGCGGTCAACACTCTTAGACAATCTCGATGGGTCGCTGAAGAATGAAGTAACGTGGGTGAATGCGTTTATCGAACCAAAAGCAAAAAAAGTAAAACTAAAACGTGCCGCACTCCAAGAACTGCGGGAACTCAAGCGCACAGCCGCACAGCAGGAAGAACAGCCGGAAGTAATTGATACAAGCGCCGGCAAACGGACGGAAATAGATGAGATGTGGAGTCAAATTTACCAACACACGCTTCTCAGTCCGCGCCGGCATTATATTCAGATTCTTGACCGTAATGGTGATTTGCTTTACAGGTCGCAAAGTTTGCGCGGCCACACAATCAGCTACAGCGAAATCCCATATCAATGGATCAATGTCGTCAGCACAAAGGGTCCGGATGACCAAGGAATTCGCCTTGCATTAACTCAAAACGACTATGTGAAAATTTTTGTCGCCTACCCGCTGGAGCCTATATATGAAATCACAGATAATGTTTTCTACAACTTTCTCTTCATTACACCGTTAGCGTTATTGATCTCTATCATTGGCGGATGGTTTCTGGCGCATAAATCGCTCAAACCCGTTGATGAATTGACGAGGACCGCCAAAGAAATTACTGCGCAAAATCTTAGCCGCCGACTTCCAACCCACCGCGTCAATGACGAGCTTGGCAGGTTGACAGAACAATTCAATGATATGATCAGCCGGCTCCAGGCATCGTTCACACAAATCCAGCAATTTTCTGCCGACGCGTCGCATGAATTACGCACGCCGCTCACGATTATGCGCGGCGAAATAGAAGTAGCTCTTCGCAACCAACGATTATCGAAAGATTCACGCGAATTGCTCAAAAGCATCAACGATGAACTTATCCGGCTTTCTTCTATTGTAGAAAGTCTGATGATTCTTGTGAAATCTGATACAGGCAGATTGGTATTCAATATGCAGCCAATAGCTCTCGACGAGTTCATCGAACAACTTTTTGAAGAGACGAAAGTACTTGCAGAATCAAAGAAAATAAAAGTGCAATTAGAACACACACAGCCAATCCAAATCAATGGTGATGCTGTACGCTTGAAGCAGCTCTTCCTCAATCTTATCGACAACGCCTTAAAGTACACGCCGCCGCGCGGACAGGTTACATTGACACTGGCGAAAAAAGAAGGCGACGCCGTGTTGTCTGTAAAGGATAACGGCATTGGCATTCCACGCAAAGATCAAACCAAAATTTTTGAACGATTCTATCGTGTGGACAGAAGTGAGGATACCACGGAAGATGCAGGCGGAAGCGGGCTCGGTCTTTCCATTGCCAAATGGATTACTGAAGCACATAATGGCTCAATCGAATTGAAAAGCAGAGAAGGCAAGGGGAGTACATTTACCGTGCGGTTTCCGATTTTGTAG
- the rsmD gene encoding 16S rRNA (guanine(966)-N(2))-methyltransferase RsmD, which translates to MRIIAGEFRGRSIESVPDLSVRPTTDRAKQTIFDILSNRIEFDGLDVLDLFAGSGSLGLEALSRGVKSVTFIDKARKSLEVLEKNVASLGCDSQCSVYQADVFWYLKNITHVYDLVFTDPPYKLDNIGVLPNAIYDSGILRNGTYVVMEHSRESVIELDEQKYEILRKGFGQTTVLILKAIVPPASPRT; encoded by the coding sequence ATGAGAATTATTGCAGGCGAATTCCGCGGCCGTTCAATTGAGTCTGTGCCTGATTTGTCCGTCCGCCCGACGACTGACCGCGCGAAACAGACTATCTTTGACATTCTATCGAACCGAATCGAGTTTGACGGTTTGGATGTGTTGGATTTATTTGCAGGTAGCGGCAGTCTTGGATTGGAAGCGTTGAGCCGCGGCGTCAAGAGTGTCACCTTTATAGACAAAGCCCGCAAATCGTTGGAAGTGTTGGAAAAAAATGTTGCTTCGCTCGGATGCGATTCGCAATGTTCTGTGTACCAGGCGGATGTTTTTTGGTATCTGAAGAATATTACTCATGTGTACGATCTTGTCTTTACCGATCCGCCGTATAAATTGGACAACATCGGTGTACTGCCGAACGCAATTTATGATTCTGGTATTTTGCGCAACGGCACGTATGTGGTGATGGAACACAGCCGCGAATCCGTGATTGAATTGGACGAGCAGAAATACGAAATTCTCAGAAAAGGGTTCGGTCAAACGACAGTACTCATTTTAAAAGCCATTGTCCCACCAGCATCGCCAAGGACGTGA
- a CDS encoding response regulator transcription factor, giving the protein MRILVIEDELKVARFLKKGLEAEGYEVETAADGKSGEKLARTEAYDLILLDVLLPKKDGFEILRDLRKDEIRIPILMLTARSTTEDIVGGLDHGADDYLTKPFAFTELLARIRSLMRRGTVKTKLKYIDLTLDTIAHKASRAGKQIELTAREYALIEYFMRNRGKLISRQELAKEIWGYNFDPGTNVVDVYVNHLRNKIDADSTIKLMQTERGKGYYLSDKKIIFKPAKGTVSGKFA; this is encoded by the coding sequence ATGCGCATCCTCGTAATTGAAGACGAACTAAAAGTCGCCCGTTTTCTCAAAAAGGGTTTGGAAGCTGAAGGATATGAAGTTGAAACTGCCGCTGATGGAAAATCCGGCGAGAAGTTAGCCCGCACAGAAGCATACGATCTCATCCTGCTTGATGTCCTCTTGCCAAAAAAGGACGGTTTTGAGATATTGCGCGACCTCCGCAAAGATGAAATCCGGATTCCGATACTCATGCTGACTGCGCGAAGCACGACGGAAGACATCGTTGGCGGATTAGACCATGGCGCCGACGATTACCTGACAAAACCGTTCGCCTTCACTGAATTGCTGGCACGCATCCGATCTCTCATGCGTCGCGGAACAGTGAAGACAAAACTCAAATATATCGATTTGACATTGGACACAATCGCACATAAAGCCAGCCGCGCCGGTAAACAGATCGAACTCACTGCCCGTGAATACGCTTTGATAGAATATTTTATGCGCAATCGCGGTAAATTGATTTCACGGCAAGAACTGGCAAAGGAAATCTGGGGATATAATTTTGACCCGGGAACAAACGTTGTTGATGTCTATGTGAATCACCTCCGAAATAAAATAGATGCTGATTCCACAATAAAACTCATGCAGACAGAACGCGGCAAAGGGTACTACCTTTCGGACAAGAAGATTATATTCAAGCCCGCCAAAGGAACGGTGTCGGGCAAGTTCGCATGA
- a CDS encoding helix-hairpin-helix domain-containing protein has translation MLKRIADWIALTNTERKVILFLVVTLLAGAGIRLYQATFPSAPQFDYRASDSTFAALNAVPEEGSIGAINEEIEHVSGKLNINAATKQQLLDLPGIGEVTAKRILTYRAERGKFSTVDELRAIKGMSKKKIENLKSLITTQ, from the coding sequence ATGCTAAAGCGCATCGCAGACTGGATTGCATTGACGAATACAGAACGGAAAGTGATTCTGTTCCTCGTTGTGACACTGCTTGCGGGCGCAGGCATTCGATTGTATCAAGCAACGTTTCCATCTGCGCCGCAATTTGATTACCGTGCATCCGACAGTACGTTCGCTGCACTGAATGCGGTACCGGAGGAAGGTTCCATTGGAGCGATCAACGAAGAAATTGAACATGTGTCAGGCAAACTTAATATCAACGCAGCGACAAAGCAGCAGCTTTTAGATTTGCCCGGCATTGGTGAAGTAACAGCAAAGCGCATTCTCACCTATCGCGCAGAAAGAGGTAAGTTTTCCACTGTTGATGAATTACGCGCTATAAAAGGAATGAGTAAGAAAAAAATAGAAAACCTTAAATCGTTGATTACAACTCAATAG
- a CDS encoding response regulator has product MPDKNRMVAKDHLLASDKYLKNNLFDKAREEIQNASQVDPTNPYISAFEERLRLFQETYTKRHANIEAQTTEQDRNVIDTKVINRPKPVLLVNPSPTSLIEPPQVSSKEELLTSTIMEMRQQIAELNRTLNIERVAREEIVTQQLEASVRQLRAALEKAWQFGAPKNNESDELQRLVRVLNIPPEVETSVMREVKLMMYSKAVKEVIAKRKLLRSSSSTLEWLRKIYQVSINEYLEYESHFLTELVTSQFRGTMLFVSPNEKLRGEFVPRFKETGFAVASASSAEEALEKVEKLNPAIILCDTMSEIGGLSGFKFLHFWRTRSKNQTVPFILLCEPSEENQISASELKSAEGYISKSCEFDEINTLVNEKLQHIREYIGSLV; this is encoded by the coding sequence ATGCCGGATAAAAATAGGATGGTCGCAAAGGATCATCTTCTTGCTTCCGATAAGTATCTTAAGAATAACCTCTTTGACAAGGCTCGTGAAGAAATACAAAATGCTAGTCAGGTTGATCCTACTAATCCGTACATCTCCGCTTTTGAAGAACGCTTAAGGCTTTTTCAAGAGACATATACAAAACGACATGCCAATATAGAAGCACAAACCACCGAGCAAGATCGCAACGTAATAGATACAAAGGTCATAAATCGGCCTAAACCCGTATTGTTAGTGAACCCGTCACCGACTTCTCTTATCGAACCCCCTCAAGTTTCATCGAAGGAAGAACTGCTCACATCAACGATTATGGAGATGCGTCAGCAGATTGCTGAACTAAACCGTACACTCAATATTGAACGAGTTGCTCGCGAGGAAATAGTGACCCAGCAGCTTGAAGCATCGGTGCGCCAATTGAGGGCAGCGCTTGAGAAGGCGTGGCAATTCGGAGCGCCCAAAAACAACGAATCCGATGAGCTTCAAAGATTAGTGCGAGTTCTTAATATACCTCCCGAAGTAGAAACGTCGGTAATGCGCGAAGTCAAGCTGATGATGTACAGCAAAGCAGTAAAAGAAGTAATCGCCAAACGAAAATTATTGCGAAGTTCATCATCTACGCTTGAGTGGCTGCGGAAAATATATCAAGTATCAATAAATGAATACTTGGAATACGAATCTCATTTCTTAACAGAATTGGTGACAAGTCAATTTCGAGGCACAATGCTGTTTGTATCACCAAATGAAAAGCTACGAGGAGAGTTCGTTCCGCGATTTAAGGAAACCGGATTTGCAGTTGCTTCAGCTTCAAGTGCCGAAGAGGCGCTCGAAAAAGTTGAGAAACTTAATCCAGCAATTATTCTCTGTGATACAATGTCTGAGATAGGTGGATTGAGCGGTTTTAAGTTTCTGCATTTTTGGCGGACCCGGTCAAAAAATCAAACAGTGCCATTCATTTTATTGTGCGAACCTTCTGAGGAAAACCAAATTAGTGCTTCTGAATTAAAAAGTGCCGAAGGTTATATTTCCAAATCCTGTGAATTCGATGAGATCAACACATTGGTCAATGAAAAATTACAGCATATTCGTGAATATATCGGATCGCTTGTATGA
- the coaD gene encoding pantetheine-phosphate adenylyltransferase — translation MKIAIYPGTFDPVTNGHLDILERALKLFDKVIITIARNTEKNPLFTEEERITLLRQVTKRYKNVEVDSFEGLLVEYVQKQNAISVVRGLRAMTDFEYELQMALMNRKLDEKMETVFLMPNEKYTYLSSNFVREIARLGGDVSKFVPPVVLKALRQKSRR, via the coding sequence ATGAAAATAGCCATCTATCCCGGAACATTCGATCCTGTCACGAATGGTCACCTTGATATTCTTGAACGCGCATTGAAACTGTTCGATAAAGTCATTATCACGATTGCGCGGAATACAGAAAAAAACCCGCTTTTTACGGAAGAAGAACGAATCACACTTCTCCGGCAGGTGACGAAGCGTTATAAAAATGTCGAAGTGGATTCCTTTGAAGGATTGCTTGTAGAATATGTTCAGAAGCAGAATGCCATTTCGGTCGTTCGCGGCTTGCGCGCAATGACGGATTTCGAGTACGAGCTGCAAATGGCGCTGATGAATCGGAAATTAGACGAGAAGATGGAAACCGTGTTTCTGATGCCGAATGAAAAGTACACCTACCTGAGTTCGAATTTTGTCCGGGAAATTGCCCGCCTGGGCGGCGACGTAAGCAAGTTTGTCCCGCCAGTAGTACTGAAAGCTCTCCGGCAAAAAAGCAGGCGATAA
- a CDS encoding response regulator, with product MKASILVVDDQEAIARSSQYKLKSQGYDVDTAANGEEALTRIEQKNYDIVLLDINMPLMNGIQVLEFITSKHPYTDVVMMTALDDYSMATECIEKGAKDYLLKPIDLTELVSRIKSLLRVRDSEHRFLALRNLWQSTILFDVLGSLRSIQFIMNHTLGSMKSVLSEKDRALLSHALELNDQIAHTLRESTKVNDFAVCNRSHKCADCALKDKENVKEYDRTDGFFLLRQTETDLGLLVKRIADRYESCILEKKIVFKLLNDSQLPHVQCDAERVEQVVNSIFEIGINTSKQNDLLSVTLAKSQIGLLGEPSECAICTIEYSNRSITPEELLVGMTEKETEWKNINNTLTASTLNLTISRRIIEAQGGSFQVSASENNRIQIKITLPLA from the coding sequence ATGAAAGCTTCAATTCTTGTTGTTGACGATCAGGAAGCGATTGCACGGTCCAGTCAATACAAACTAAAATCACAGGGATATGATGTCGATACAGCGGCGAATGGTGAAGAGGCATTGACTCGTATCGAACAAAAAAATTATGATATCGTGCTTCTCGATATCAATATGCCGCTCATGAATGGAATACAAGTGCTGGAATTTATTACATCAAAACATCCCTATACGGACGTTGTAATGATGACTGCCCTTGACGATTATTCTATGGCTACAGAGTGTATAGAAAAGGGAGCGAAGGACTATTTATTAAAACCCATTGACCTCACAGAGTTGGTATCACGAATTAAGTCATTGCTCCGCGTGCGTGATTCTGAACATCGATTCTTAGCTCTCAGAAATTTATGGCAATCCACCATATTGTTTGACGTATTAGGATCACTTCGAAGTATTCAATTTATAATGAACCATACACTAGGATCTATGAAATCTGTGTTATCGGAAAAAGACAGGGCACTGCTCTCCCATGCACTCGAACTGAACGATCAAATTGCTCATACCTTGAGAGAAAGCACAAAAGTCAATGATTTTGCAGTATGCAACCGCTCTCATAAATGCGCAGATTGTGCACTCAAAGATAAAGAAAACGTAAAAGAATACGATCGTACAGACGGATTTTTTCTTCTCCGTCAAACAGAGACGGATCTTGGTCTGTTAGTAAAACGGATAGCCGATCGTTATGAATCATGTATTCTGGAAAAGAAAATTGTGTTTAAGCTATTGAACGATTCGCAACTCCCTCATGTACAATGTGATGCTGAACGTGTTGAGCAAGTTGTGAACAGTATTTTTGAGATCGGCATAAATACTTCAAAACAAAATGATCTCCTTAGTGTAACCCTCGCGAAATCTCAGATCGGTTTACTTGGAGAGCCATCTGAATGTGCGATTTGCACGATCGAGTACTCAAATCGTTCGATAACTCCTGAAGAGCTTTTGGTAGGTATGACCGAAAAAGAAACCGAATGGAAAAACATCAATAACACCTTAACGGCAAGCACTTTAAATCTTACAATCTCTCGGAGAATCATAGAAGCTCAAGGAGGTTCGTTCCAGGTGAGTGCAAGTGAAAATAATCGCATCCAAATAAAAATAACGCTGCCTCTGGCGTAA
- the pgi gene encoding glucose-6-phosphate isomerase: protein MSKSPIEQISSLTSKPAWKALEAHYIKVQPMHLRQLFADDPHRGEKYTAKGAGLYLDYSKNRITDETIPLLIQLAEACGLRRRIDAMFSGENINTTEHRAVLHTALRAPKGTKIVVDGANVVTEVHAVLERMEVFAEKVRNGEWLGYTRKPIRNIVNIGIGGSDLGPVTAYEALRFYSQRNMMFRFISNVDGTDFAEATRDLNPEETLFIICSKTFTTLETLANANNARTWCLKALGDEKAVRNHFVAISTNAKEVAAFGIDTANMFGFWDWVGGRYSMDSAIGLSTMIAIGPEGFRALLHGFYAMDEHFRTAQFEKNLPVLMGLLTVWYTNFFDVETTAVLPYDQYLKRFPAYLQQLTMESNGKHVTLDGMNVDYQTSPIYWGEPGTNGQHSFYQLIHQGTKLVPCDFIGFCRTLNAGGSQHAMLMANFFAQTEALAFGKTEEEVKADGTPAWLAPHRVFEGNRPTNTILAEQLTPEVLGALIALYEHSVYTQGIIWNIDPFDQWGVELGKVLAKRMIPELETTDEPVLKHDSSTNTLIRKYRKSNS from the coding sequence ATGAGTAAAAGCCCGATAGAACAGATATCCTCATTAACATCCAAGCCGGCTTGGAAGGCATTAGAAGCTCATTATATAAAAGTGCAGCCCATGCATTTACGGCAGTTGTTTGCTGATGATCCTCATCGAGGGGAGAAGTATACGGCTAAAGGGGCAGGATTGTATCTTGATTACTCCAAGAATCGAATTACTGATGAAACGATCCCTTTGCTGATTCAGCTTGCGGAAGCATGCGGCCTGCGCAGGCGCATCGATGCCATGTTTAGCGGTGAGAATATTAATACGACCGAGCACCGGGCGGTGCTGCATACAGCATTACGTGCACCGAAGGGAACAAAGATCGTGGTGGATGGTGCGAACGTAGTGACTGAAGTACATGCAGTACTCGAACGAATGGAAGTGTTCGCGGAAAAAGTTCGCAATGGCGAATGGTTGGGATATACTCGCAAACCAATTCGCAATATTGTCAACATCGGTATTGGGGGGTCTGACTTAGGTCCCGTGACGGCGTATGAAGCATTACGATTTTATAGTCAGCGGAATATGATGTTCCGTTTTATCTCCAATGTGGATGGTACCGACTTCGCGGAAGCGACGCGTGATCTCAATCCTGAAGAGACGTTGTTCATTATTTGTTCGAAGACATTTACGACGCTCGAGACGTTAGCGAACGCCAACAATGCACGCACATGGTGTCTGAAAGCCCTCGGCGATGAGAAAGCAGTGCGCAACCATTTTGTTGCCATTTCGACCAACGCCAAAGAGGTGGCAGCATTCGGAATCGATACCGCGAATATGTTTGGGTTCTGGGATTGGGTAGGCGGACGTTATTCGATGGATTCGGCAATCGGACTTTCGACGATGATAGCAATAGGACCGGAAGGTTTTCGTGCTTTGCTTCATGGATTCTATGCAATGGATGAACACTTTAGAACGGCGCAGTTCGAGAAGAACCTGCCAGTACTGATGGGACTTTTAACAGTATGGTATACGAATTTCTTTGACGTCGAGACAACTGCTGTCCTTCCGTACGATCAATACCTTAAACGATTTCCTGCATATCTCCAGCAATTGACAATGGAAAGCAATGGTAAACATGTGACTCTTGATGGTATGAATGTCGATTACCAAACAAGTCCGATATATTGGGGCGAACCAGGTACTAATGGACAACATTCATTTTACCAGCTTATCCACCAGGGAACGAAATTAGTGCCGTGCGATTTTATCGGTTTCTGCCGAACCCTGAACGCTGGTGGAAGCCAGCATGCGATGCTTATGGCAAATTTCTTTGCACAAACAGAAGCACTTGCCTTCGGGAAAACTGAAGAGGAAGTAAAAGCAGACGGAACACCAGCGTGGTTAGCCCCTCACCGTGTGTTTGAAGGAAACAGGCCGACTAATACGATTCTGGCAGAACAACTGACGCCCGAAGTGCTTGGTGCATTGATTGCCCTCTACGAACATAGCGTTTATACTCAGGGGATTATCTGGAATATTGATCCATTTGACCAGTGGGGAGTTGAACTTGGGAAGGTGCTGGCGAAACGCATGATACCAGAACTTGAAACCACGGATGAACCTGTGCTGAAGCACGACAGCTCCACGAATACACTTATACGAAAATACAGGAAGTCCAATTCATAG
- a CDS encoding response regulator, producing MSKVVLLVDDDEDNRELVKFVISRSRLDIELVIAVNGQESIDLIKIKRPDLILMDMQMPVMDGYAAVSVIKGDPMFHTIPIIAFTAQARPEDIARTRSIGCVEQYTKPMDPEELLNTIQRYIGS from the coding sequence ATGAGCAAAGTAGTTCTATTAGTGGATGATGACGAAGATAATCGTGAATTAGTGAAGTTTGTTATCTCCCGAAGTCGTCTCGATATCGAGCTCGTGATTGCGGTGAACGGTCAGGAATCAATTGATCTTATCAAAATAAAACGCCCTGATTTAATCTTGATGGATATGCAAATGCCTGTTATGGATGGTTATGCGGCAGTGTCAGTCATCAAGGGGGATCCAATGTTCCACACAATTCCTATAATTGCATTTACCGCTCAAGCCCGTCCGGAAGATATTGCACGAACGCGTTCGATTGGTTGTGTAGAACAATATACAAAACCAATGGATCCAGAGGAATTGCTGAACACTATTCAAAGATACATAGGTTCCTAA